Proteins encoded in a region of the Planococcus citri chromosome 1, ihPlaCitr1.1, whole genome shotgun sequence genome:
- the chinmo gene encoding zinc finger protein chinmo, whose product MDPQQQFCLKWNSFGNNLVSTFDNLFKSASLTDVTLFCEGVTFKAHKLILAACSKHFQDLFESAPSCPSILVILDGTSSSNMSALLEFMYKGEVHVAQESLSSFLKAAEYLQVKGLSVEQEKLVTQQHSSDSRVDSPSSTRNSKQNKNTGGQNANKMEDGSGGGSRSGHGNDSESMLPPSSPASSSSYSPSAYPMYRNRDHYDQRLQVSSHALSYEVLPPSRKRHPPRSPNDSMRDSHIRGSVLRDGSKLDRESPLQVGFTPPPSSSVSHHYEPLPPTIPPPLSVDGTAAAGSFERSGNIEKSPSPQHWHSNSNCAEDLRIKCEENAGSGIDENGGDRKYYSGSLESNQRDREVNDRIPPPPALEIVQSPSGSRSNTWNSALPNPKMDPPHKGVTTTTTPDGKKLQCPFCERLYGYETNLRAHIRQRHQGIRVPCPFCSRTFTRNNTVRRHIAREHKTELSLKALQQGQVQNHNQ is encoded by the exons ATGGACCCGCAGCAGCAGTTTTGTTTAAAATGGAATAGTTTTGGCAACAACCTCGTCAGTACTTTTGATAACTTATTTAAATCTGCAAGCCTTACCGATGTAACACTATTTTGCGAAg GGGTAACATTTAAGGCGCACAAGTTAATTTTAGCAGCTTGCAGtaaacattttcaagatttattcGAATCAGCACCCTCTTGTCCTAGTATATTGGTGATATTAGATGGAACATCGTCGAGTAATATGTCCGCATTACTTGAGTTCATGTACAAAGGAGAAGTTCATGTGGCTCAAGAAAGCttatcgagttttttaaaaGCGGCTGAGTATTTACAA GTCAAAGGATTATCCGTAGAACAAGAAAAATTAGTCACACAACAACACTCGTCTGACTCGAGGGTTGATTCGCCAAGTAGTACTCGTAATTCGAAACAGAATAAGAACACCGGTGGTCAAAATGCGAATAAAATGGAAGATGGAAGCGGCGGTGGCAGCAGATCGGGGCACGGCAACGATTCCGAGTCAATGTTACCGCCTTCGTCTCCGGCGTCGAGCTCTTCGTATTCCCCATCTGCATATCCTATGTATCGTAATAGAGATCATTACGATCAGCGATTACAGGTGTCCAGTCATGCTTTGTCGTACGAAGTCCTACCACCTTCGCGAAAACGTCATCCGCCTAGAAGTCCCAACGATTCGATGCGTGATTCTCACATACGCGGATCCGTGCTCAGGGACGGATCGAAACTAGACCGAGAATCTCCGCTGCAGGTCGGTTTCACGCCACCGCCGTCGTCGTCAGTATCGCACCATTACGAACCCCTCCCACCGACGATACCTCCGCCTTTATCGGTGGATGGTACTGCTGCTGCGGGATCGTTTGAACGTTCCGGAAATATCGAGAAGTCGCCTTCGCCCCAACATTGGCATTCGAATTCAAATTGCGCCGAAG ATCTTCGCATTAAATGTGAAGAAAACGCTGGAAGTGGCATTGACGAAAATGGAGGCGATCGGAAGTACTACAGCGGGTCTTTGGAAAGTAATCAAAGAGACAGAGAAGTCAATGATCGCATTCCACCTCCACCAGCGCTCGAAATCGTACAGTCGCCATCCGGTTCAAGATCAAACACTTGGAATTCTGCTTTACCTAATCCGAAAATGGATCCACCACATAAAGGAGTTACCACTACCACTACACCGGAtg GTAAAAAGCTGCAATGTCCATTTTGCGAACGTTTATACGGATACGAAACGAATTTACGAGCTCATATCAGGCAACGCCACCAAGGCATTCGAGTACCTTGTCCTTTCTGCTCGCGAACATTCACAAGAAATAACACCGTTCGTAGGCATATCGCGCGCGAACATAAAACAGAGCTCAGTTTAAAGGCTTTGCAACAAGGCCAAGTacaaaatcataatcaatag